Part of the Halopenitus persicus genome is shown below.
GGCGGACCGGATCGTGTTCCGCGTCGGTCGGCGGCGGGGACGTCACCAGCAGCGCCTCGAGCCGGCCGTCCTCGTCGGCCCGGATCCCGCGGTCGACGTCCGCCTCGACCGTGACGACGTCCCCGGGTTCCACGCGATGCTCGCGGTCGCCCTCCCTGACGAGACCGGTTCCCGACCGCACGCTCACCACGAGGTCGCTGCCCGGCGCGTGGACCGGGATGAACTGGCCGGGTTCGAAGAAGCCGCAGACGACCTTCGTCCGGTCGGTGCGGAACGCTCCTTGAGCACTGAACCGGTTCTCGTCGTACTGCCGCTCGGCGTCGAAGTCGATCGCGGGCATTCACGCCACCTCGGTCGCGCCGTCGCCGGTTACTCCCGATTCGGTCTCGTTCGGACGACGTCCTGTCTGCATACGCTCGAGGAAACGGTCGCCGCTCGGGTGTACGTTCGCACGAATATATTCCGGTCAGGCGGGCGGTCAGGCGGCCGGACAGCCGGGCGGGCGGCGGCCGGTCCCGACGCGGTTGCGACCCCCGACGATCAGGCGTCGGGCCAGCGCTCGATGTAGATCGTCTCGTCGGTATAAAAGCGGACCACGTCCTCCGCCTGCGCGTGGAGGTCGCCGAAGAACGAGTCCTTCCGGCCGCCGAAGTGGAAGAACGCCATCGGCGCCGCGGTCCCCGCGTTCACCGCCAGGTTGCCGGCCTCCGCGCGGTGGCGGAACCGCCTGGCGTCCGCGCCGCTGCCCGTGAACAGGCTGGCGGCGTTGCCGAACTCGCTTTCGTTCAGAACGTCGATGGCCTCCTCGATGCCGCTCGCGGGCAGCAGGCCCAGCACCGGTCCGAAGATCTCCTCGCGGGCGATGACCATGTCCGACGTCACGTCGCGGAACACGCACGGCCCGAGGAAGTTCCCGCCCTCGTGGCCCTCGACGGTCACGTCGCGGCCGTCGTGGATCAGCTCCGCACCCTCCTGGACGCCCGTCTCCACGTAGTTCCGGACGCGCTGCTCGTGGTCCGCCGAGATGAGCGCGCCGATCGTGGTCCCCTCGTCGAGGCCGTTTCCGACGACCTGTCGCTCGACCTCCTCGCGGACGAGGTCCACGAACTCCTCGTAGACCGACTCCTCGACCACGGCGACGTCGTTGGCCAGACAGCGCTCGCCGCCGCAGGCCAGCGCGGAGCCGACCGTCTTCTCGGCGGCGAACTCGAGGTCGGCCGATTCGGTCACGATCACGTGGTTCTTCGCGCCGCCCTGCGCCTGGACGCGCTTGCCGTTGGCCGCGGCCGTCTCGTAGATCGTCTCCGCGACGGGCGTGCTGCCGACGAACGAGACGCCCTCGATGCCGTCGTGTTCGAGGATCGCGTTCACGGTGTCGACGCTCCCGTGGACGAGCTGGACGACGCCGTCCGGAAAGCCGGCCCGATCGATGAGGTCGAAGAGGTACTCCGCGGTCAGCGGCGTCTGCTCGCTCGGCTTCAGGATGAACGAGTTGCCCGTCGCGACCGCGTACGGGAGGAACCACAGCGGGATCATCCCGGGGAAGTTGAACGGCGTGACGGCGGCGAAGACGCCGAGGGGTTTCCGAACCGCGGTCTCGTCGATGGCCGGTGCGGCGTTCTCGACGTGGCCGGCCTGCATCAGCGTGGGGATCCCGCAGGCGGTCTCGACGTTCTCGATGCCGCGTCGCAGTTCGCCCTTCGCCTCGCCGACGGTCTTGCCGTGCTCCTCGACG
Proteins encoded:
- a CDS encoding CoA-acylating methylmalonate-semialdehyde dehydrogenase; this encodes MSSQTELQHGTVRNYVDGEWTTPAADGEDVTNPATGESIARVGYSSAGDVDEAVTTGQDAFEEWHRRPVEERIQPLFELKQLLEEHQDDLAALLVEEHGKTVGEAKGELRRGIENVETACGIPTLMQAGHVENAAPAIDETAVRKPLGVFAAVTPFNFPGMIPLWFLPYAVATGNSFILKPSEQTPLTAEYLFDLIDRAGFPDGVVQLVHGSVDTVNAILEHDGIEGVSFVGSTPVAETIYETAAANGKRVQAQGGAKNHVIVTESADLEFAAEKTVGSALACGGERCLANDVAVVEESVYEEFVDLVREEVERQVVGNGLDEGTTIGALISADHEQRVRNYVETGVQEGAELIHDGRDVTVEGHEGGNFLGPCVFRDVTSDMVIAREEIFGPVLGLLPASGIEEAIDVLNESEFGNAASLFTGSGADARRFRHRAEAGNLAVNAGTAAPMAFFHFGGRKDSFFGDLHAQAEDVVRFYTDETIYIERWPDA
- a CDS encoding cupin domain-containing protein; the encoded protein is MPAIDFDAERQYDENRFSAQGAFRTDRTKVVCGFFEPGQFIPVHAPGSDLVVSVRSGTGLVREGDREHRVEPGDVVTVEADVDRGIRADEDGRLEALLVTSPPPTDAEHDPVRRGLKRGEFDPDGGETDAGSRDDGAGAAGRGDGGR